In Pseudomonas nunensis, a single window of DNA contains:
- the ftsY gene encoding signal recognition particle-docking protein FtsY — protein MFGSNDDKKTPAAAGEKKSLFGWLRKKPQEPVVEQPQPTPEPIPAPVIEEEPTPIVLPSVEPVLQPAEPEPEPQVDVAAELPLTPVAEPWLTLPVAEEPVALVEDEQAPHVTPPIPAPIAFTPEPVHVPVVEPVIVAEPAPVISEPVVPAFVAPVAPIVQAPEPAPAPAPAPAPAPAPAPVVAAPVAIIETPAEPPRTEETKAGFFARLKQGLSKTSASIGEGMASLFLGKKIIDDELLEDIETRLLTADVGVEATSVIIQRLTQKVARKELADADALYKSLQAELAAMLKPVEQPLKIHSQNKPFVILVVGVNGAGKTTTIGKLAKKLQLEGKKVMLAAGDTFRAAAVEQLQVWGERNKIPVIAQHTGADSASVIFDAVQAAKARGIDVLIADTAGRLHTKDNLMEELKKVRRVISKLDVDAPHEVLLVLDAGTGQNAISQAKQFNQTVQLTGLALTKLDGTAKGGVIFALAKQFGLPIRYIGVGEGIDDLRTFEAEPFVQALFAERERS, from the coding sequence ATGTTTGGTTCCAACGACGACAAGAAGACCCCAGCTGCGGCTGGCGAGAAGAAAAGCCTGTTCGGATGGCTGCGCAAAAAGCCGCAGGAACCCGTCGTCGAACAGCCACAGCCCACTCCTGAGCCCATTCCAGCGCCGGTAATAGAAGAAGAGCCGACGCCGATCGTTCTGCCGAGCGTAGAGCCGGTATTGCAACCGGCTGAGCCTGAGCCCGAGCCTCAAGTCGACGTCGCGGCCGAGTTGCCGCTGACGCCAGTCGCTGAGCCATGGCTGACATTGCCGGTGGCGGAAGAACCGGTGGCGTTGGTCGAAGACGAACAGGCGCCGCACGTTACTCCACCGATTCCAGCACCGATTGCGTTTACGCCTGAGCCGGTTCATGTGCCAGTGGTTGAGCCGGTCATCGTGGCCGAGCCTGCACCGGTGATTTCAGAGCCTGTGGTGCCGGCATTCGTTGCGCCTGTTGCGCCGATTGTTCAGGCGCCAGAGCCTGCACCTGCACCTGCACCTGCACCTGCACCTGCACCTGCACCTGCACCTGTCGTCGCTGCACCTGTCGCCATCATCGAAACCCCAGCCGAGCCGCCGCGCACCGAAGAAACCAAAGCCGGTTTCTTCGCCCGCCTCAAGCAAGGCCTGTCCAAGACCAGCGCCAGTATCGGCGAAGGCATGGCCAGCCTGTTTCTTGGCAAGAAGATCATCGATGACGAACTGCTTGAAGACATCGAAACCCGTCTGCTGACCGCCGACGTTGGTGTCGAGGCGACGTCGGTGATCATTCAGCGGCTGACCCAGAAAGTCGCGCGCAAAGAATTGGCTGATGCCGACGCGCTGTACAAATCCTTGCAGGCGGAGCTGGCAGCAATGCTCAAGCCCGTCGAGCAACCCCTGAAAATCCACTCGCAGAACAAGCCGTTCGTGATTCTGGTGGTCGGCGTCAACGGCGCCGGCAAAACCACCACCATCGGCAAACTGGCGAAGAAGCTGCAACTGGAAGGCAAGAAAGTCATGCTCGCCGCCGGTGACACCTTCCGCGCCGCTGCGGTGGAGCAATTGCAGGTCTGGGGTGAGCGCAACAAGATCCCGGTGATCGCCCAGCACACCGGCGCCGACTCGGCTTCGGTTATCTTCGATGCCGTGCAAGCCGCCAAGGCCCGTGGCATTGACGTGCTGATCGCCGACACCGCCGGTCGTCTGCACACCAAAGACAACCTGATGGAAGAACTGAAAAAGGTTCGCCGGGTCATCAGCAAACTCGACGTCGACGCGCCGCACGAGGTGCTGTTGGTACTCGACGCCGGTACTGGCCAGAACGCCATCAGCCAGGCCAAACAGTTCAACCAGACCGTGCAGTTGACGGGCCTGGCGTTGACCAAACTCGACGGCACCGCCAAGGGCGGGGTGATTTTCGCCCTGGCCAAGCAGTTTGGCTTGCCCATCCGCTACATCGGCGTCGGTGAAGGCATCGATGACTTGCGTACCTTTGAAGCAGAACCCTTTGTCCAGGCATTGTTTGCCGAGCGGGAGCGTTCATGA
- the ftsE gene encoding cell division ATP-binding protein FtsE, which translates to MIRFEQVGKRYPNGHVGLHELSFRVRRGEFLFVTGHSGAGKSTLLRLLLAMERPTTGKLLLAGQDLGTISNAQIPYLRRQIGVVFQNHQLLFDRTVFNNVALPLQILGLSKPEIAKRVDSALERVALSDKTDLYPGDLSTGQQQRVGIARAIVHRPALLLADEPTGNLDPRLAAEIMGVFEDINRLGTSVLIASHDLALIARMRHRMLTLQRGRLIGDGEAGV; encoded by the coding sequence ATGATTCGTTTCGAACAGGTCGGTAAACGCTACCCGAACGGTCACGTCGGCTTGCATGAGCTGAGCTTTCGAGTCCGTCGGGGTGAATTCTTGTTTGTCACCGGCCATTCCGGCGCCGGTAAAAGCACCTTGTTGCGGCTGTTGCTGGCCATGGAACGTCCGACCACCGGCAAATTGCTGTTGGCCGGGCAAGACCTCGGCACCATCAGCAACGCACAGATTCCTTATCTGCGACGGCAGATCGGCGTGGTGTTCCAGAACCACCAGTTGCTGTTCGATCGCACGGTGTTCAACAACGTCGCGCTGCCGTTGCAGATCCTCGGCCTGTCCAAGCCCGAGATCGCCAAGCGAGTGGATTCGGCCCTGGAGCGCGTGGCGCTCTCGGACAAGACCGATCTGTACCCCGGCGACCTGTCCACCGGTCAGCAACAGCGCGTCGGCATTGCCCGCGCCATCGTGCATCGCCCGGCCTTGCTGCTGGCGGACGAACCGACCGGTAACCTCGACCCGCGCCTTGCGGCAGAGATCATGGGCGTGTTTGAAGACATCAACCGTCTGGGCACCAGCGTGCTTATCGCCAGTCACGACCTGGCCCTGATTGCCCGCATGCGCCACCGCATGCTGACCTTGCAACGCGGTCGCTTGATCGGCGACGGGGAGGCCGGCGTATGA
- the ftsX gene encoding permease-like cell division protein FtsX produces MSATRSPKVSERVAPKAADPQPQKKKRDDDDGPDFATLVRAWIESHRASLLDSLRRLGKQPIGSFFTCMVMAVALSLPMGLSLLLNNVERLGGSWQRAAQISLYLELNASPEQGESLREQIKGMPGVADAEYVGRDQALEEFQQQSGLGEALKELPENPLPGVVLVTPNEVDKPTLEALRQKLSELPKVQQAQLDLVWVERLAAILKLGDRFVFGLTVLLVSALLLVIGNTIRLHIENRRTEIEVIKLVGGTDSYVRRPFLYMGALYGFGAGILSWGVLAFGLNWLNDAVVGLAGLYGSNFALAGVPVADGLSLLLGAVLLGYIGAWIAVARHLRELAPK; encoded by the coding sequence ATGAGTGCGACACGCAGCCCCAAGGTTTCCGAGCGTGTGGCCCCGAAGGCCGCCGACCCGCAACCGCAAAAGAAAAAACGTGACGATGACGACGGCCCTGACTTCGCCACGCTGGTGCGCGCCTGGATCGAAAGCCATCGCGCCAGCCTGCTCGACAGCCTGCGTCGGTTGGGCAAACAGCCGATCGGCAGCTTCTTCACCTGCATGGTGATGGCGGTGGCTCTGAGTTTGCCCATGGGGCTGTCACTTTTGCTGAATAACGTCGAGCGACTGGGCGGTTCCTGGCAGCGTGCGGCGCAGATCTCCCTTTATCTGGAATTGAACGCCAGTCCGGAACAGGGCGAGTCGTTGCGCGAGCAGATCAAAGGCATGCCCGGCGTCGCGGATGCTGAATACGTCGGCCGTGATCAGGCGCTGGAAGAGTTCCAGCAGCAGTCCGGTCTGGGCGAGGCGCTCAAGGAACTGCCGGAAAACCCGCTGCCAGGCGTGGTGCTGGTGACGCCGAACGAGGTCGACAAGCCCACGCTTGAAGCATTACGACAAAAACTTTCCGAGCTGCCGAAGGTACAGCAGGCACAACTTGATCTAGTCTGGGTCGAGCGTCTGGCCGCCATCCTCAAGCTGGGCGACCGGTTTGTCTTCGGTCTGACCGTGCTTTTGGTGTCTGCATTACTTTTGGTGATAGGCAATACCATTCGTCTTCATATTGAAAACCGCCGCACAGAGATAGAAGTGATTAAACTCGTCGGCGGCACGGACAGCTATGTACGCAGGCCCTTTCTGTATATGGGCGCGCTATATGGCTTCGGTGCGGGGATTCTGTCCTGGGGCGTCTTGGCGTTCGGCCTGAACTGGCTGAACGACGCAGTGGTTGGTTTGGCCGGCTTGTACGGCAGTAATTTTGCGCTGGCCGGAGTGCCAGTTGCCGATGGTCTGTCGCTCTTGCTTGGCGCGGTGCTGTTGGGTTATATCGGTGCATGGATTGCAGTCGCACGTCATCTCAGGGAGTTGGCGCCGAAGTAG
- the rpoH gene encoding RNA polymerase sigma factor RpoH, translated as MTTSLQPAYALVPGANLEAYVHTVNSIPLLTPEQERELAESLYYEQDLGAARQMVLAHLRFVVHIARSYSGYGLAQADLIQEGNVGLMKAVKRFNPEMGVRLVSFAVHWIKAEIHEFILRNWRIVKVATTKAQRKLFFNLRSQKKRLAWLNNEEVHRVAESLGVEPREVREMESRLTGHDMAFDPAAEADDDSAFQSPANYLEDHRYDPARQLEDADWSDNSNHNLHEALEVLDDRSRDILYQRWLAEEKATLHDLAQKYNVSAERIRQLEKSAMNKLKLSIAA; from the coding sequence ATGACCACTTCTTTGCAACCTGCTTATGCTCTGGTTCCAGGCGCAAACCTGGAGGCCTATGTGCACACGGTGAACAGCATTCCATTGCTGACGCCGGAGCAGGAGCGTGAACTGGCCGAGAGTCTCTATTATGAGCAGGATTTGGGGGCGGCTCGGCAGATGGTGCTCGCCCACCTGCGTTTTGTCGTACACATTGCCCGTAGCTATTCCGGCTACGGCCTGGCTCAGGCTGACCTGATCCAGGAAGGTAACGTCGGCCTGATGAAGGCTGTTAAGCGTTTCAACCCGGAAATGGGTGTGCGCCTGGTTTCGTTCGCTGTGCACTGGATCAAGGCGGAAATTCACGAGTTCATCCTGCGCAACTGGCGCATTGTGAAAGTCGCGACCACCAAGGCCCAGCGCAAGCTGTTCTTCAACCTGCGCAGCCAGAAGAAACGTCTGGCGTGGCTGAACAACGAGGAAGTCCACCGTGTGGCAGAAAGCCTCGGTGTAGAGCCGCGCGAAGTGCGCGAGATGGAAAGTCGTCTGACCGGCCATGACATGGCCTTCGACCCGGCCGCAGAAGCGGACGACGACAGCGCTTTCCAATCGCCGGCCAACTATCTGGAAGACCACCGGTACGACCCGGCCCGTCAACTGGAAGATGCCGACTGGAGCGACAACTCCAACCACAACCTGCACGAAGCGCTGGAAGTGCTGGACGACCGCAGCCGTGACATCCTCTACCAGCGCTGGCTGGCAGAAGAAAAAGCCACGCTGCACGACCTGGCGCAGAAGTACAACGTGTCGGCCGAGCGTATTCGTCAGCTTGAGAAGAGCGCGATGAACAAGCTCAAGTTGTCGATCGCCGCCTAA
- the mtgA gene encoding monofunctional biosynthetic peptidoglycan transglycosylase, with protein MLRLILRRFTKALLWFAGGSVLLVLIFRVVPPPGTALMVERKVESWFDGEPIDLQRTWKPWDEISDDLKVAVIAGEDQKFSEHWGFDFGAIQAAFAHNERGGTIRGASTLSQQVSKNLFLWSGRSWLRKGLEAWFTGLIEVLWPKQRILEVYLNSVEWDDGVFGAEAAARHHFGVSAKGLSRQQSSLLAAVLPNPRVWSASHPTNYVARRAGWIRQQMSQLGGDSYLVGLNDSRRAPWAQ; from the coding sequence ATGCTGCGTTTAATTTTGCGACGATTCACAAAGGCCCTGCTCTGGTTCGCGGGCGGCAGCGTGTTGTTGGTTCTGATTTTTCGCGTAGTGCCGCCACCGGGCACGGCGCTGATGGTCGAGCGCAAGGTCGAATCCTGGTTCGATGGCGAGCCCATCGATCTGCAACGCACCTGGAAACCCTGGGATGAAATCTCCGACGACCTGAAAGTCGCGGTGATTGCCGGCGAAGACCAAAAGTTCTCTGAGCACTGGGGCTTTGATTTCGGCGCAATCCAGGCGGCGTTTGCCCATAACGAACGCGGCGGCACGATTCGCGGTGCGAGTACGTTGAGCCAGCAGGTGTCGAAGAATCTGTTTTTGTGGTCCGGCCGCAGCTGGCTGCGCAAAGGCCTGGAAGCCTGGTTCACCGGGTTGATCGAAGTGTTGTGGCCCAAGCAGCGGATTCTTGAGGTGTACCTGAACAGCGTCGAATGGGATGACGGGGTGTTTGGCGCCGAAGCGGCGGCCCGGCATCACTTTGGCGTGAGCGCCAAAGGTCTTAGCCGTCAGCAATCGAGCTTGCTGGCCGCTGTACTGCCAAACCCGAGGGTATGGAGTGCTAGCCACCCAACCAATTATGTTGCACGGCGGGCCGGATGGATTCGTCAGCAGATGAGTCAACTCGGTGGTGATAGCTACCTTGTAGGACTCAATGATTCACGGCGAGCGCCCTGGGCCCAATAA
- a CDS encoding DUF423 domain-containing protein has product MLRGFLMLAAFFGFTGVALGAFAAHGLKNRLTPEYLAIFHTGVTYQLVHTLALLGVALLATQIPGRLITWAGASFAIGILLFSGSLYLLTITCVSKLGIITPFGGLAFLIGWFCLGLAAWRLS; this is encoded by the coding sequence ATGCTGCGTGGCTTTCTGATGCTGGCCGCTTTCTTCGGCTTCACCGGCGTTGCCCTTGGCGCGTTCGCCGCACACGGCTTGAAAAACCGTCTGACGCCGGAATACCTCGCAATTTTCCACACTGGCGTTACCTACCAACTGGTACACACCCTGGCGCTGCTGGGCGTGGCGTTGCTGGCAACGCAGATTCCGGGGCGCTTGATCACCTGGGCCGGCGCGTCGTTTGCCATCGGCATTCTGCTGTTTTCCGGCAGTTTGTATCTGCTGACGATCACTTGCGTGAGCAAGCTCGGCATCATCACCCCCTTCGGCGGCCTGGCATTTCTGATCGGCTGGTTCTGCCTGGGCCTCGCCGCCTGGCGGTTAAGCTGA
- the thiS gene encoding sulfur carrier protein ThiS yields the protein MRIQLNGESLELPDGETVAALLTRLDLTGRRVAVELNLDIVPRSQHADTTLNDGDSVEVVHAIGGG from the coding sequence ATGCGCATTCAGTTGAACGGCGAATCCCTTGAACTGCCCGACGGTGAAACCGTTGCGGCCCTGCTGACCCGTCTGGATCTGACCGGACGCCGGGTGGCGGTCGAACTCAATCTGGATATCGTCCCGCGCAGCCAGCATGCCGACACCACGCTGAACGACGGCGACAGTGTCGAAGTGGTGCACGCCATCGGCGGCGGCTAG
- a CDS encoding thiazole synthase, with the protein MSIVRSDKPFVLAGRTYQSRLLVGTGKYRDMEETRLAIEASGAEIVTFAVRRTNLGQNPGEPNLLEVLSPDRYTFLPNTAGCFDATEAVRTCRLARELLGGHNLVKLEVLADQKTLFPNVIETLKAAEVLVKEGFDVMVYTSDDPIIARQLAEIGVIAVMPLAGLIGTGLGICNPYNLQIILEEAKIPVLVDAGVGTASDATIAMELGCEAVLMNSAIAHAQQPIMMAEAMKHAIVAGRLAYLAGRMPKKLYASASSPLDGLIK; encoded by the coding sequence ATGAGCATCGTTCGTAGCGACAAGCCCTTCGTCCTGGCCGGTCGTACTTACCAGTCGCGTTTGCTGGTAGGTACCGGCAAGTACCGCGACATGGAAGAAACCCGCCTGGCCATCGAAGCCTCGGGTGCCGAGATCGTCACCTTCGCCGTGCGTCGCACCAACCTGGGCCAGAACCCGGGCGAACCGAACCTGCTCGAAGTCCTGTCGCCGGATCGCTACACCTTCCTGCCGAACACCGCCGGTTGCTTCGACGCGACCGAGGCCGTGCGCACCTGCCGCCTGGCCCGTGAGCTGCTCGGTGGCCACAACCTGGTGAAGCTGGAAGTGCTGGCGGACCAGAAAACCCTGTTCCCTAACGTGATCGAAACCCTCAAGGCCGCCGAAGTGCTGGTCAAGGAAGGCTTCGACGTGATGGTCTACACCAGCGATGACCCGATCATCGCCCGTCAACTGGCGGAAATAGGCGTTATCGCAGTCATGCCGCTGGCCGGCCTAATCGGCACCGGTCTTGGGATCTGCAACCCGTACAACCTGCAGATCATCCTCGAAGAAGCCAAAATTCCAGTGTTGGTGGATGCCGGTGTCGGCACCGCCTCCGACGCCACCATCGCCATGGAACTGGGTTGCGAAGCGGTGCTGATGAACTCGGCCATCGCCCACGCCCAGCAGCCAATCATGATGGCCGAAGCCATGAAACATGCGATCGTTGCAGGTCGCCTGGCCTACCTCGCCGGCCGCATGCCGAAAAAACTCTATGCCAGCGCTTCCTCGCCGCTGGATGGTCTGATCAAGTAA
- the trmB gene encoding tRNA (guanosine(46)-N7)-methyltransferase TrmB yields MTESNETPIQPEEGEERQHRRIKSFVMRAGRMTEGQQKGLEQGTPLFVLPLADAPVDFDQVFGRSAPRSLEIGFGMGHSLLEMAAASPEQDFIGVEVHRPGVGALLNGVLTQGLTNLRVYDCDAIEVLNHCIADNSLDRLMLFFPDPWHKSRHHKRRIVQASFAELVRSKLKVGGILHMATDWEPYAEYMLEVMNVAPGYRNLAEDGKCVPRPTERPITKFERRGERLGHGVWDLKFEKQS; encoded by the coding sequence ATGACTGAATCGAACGAAACGCCTATCCAGCCGGAAGAAGGCGAAGAGCGCCAACACCGCCGCATCAAGAGTTTCGTGATGCGCGCCGGGCGCATGACCGAAGGCCAGCAAAAAGGCCTGGAGCAGGGCACGCCGCTGTTCGTCCTGCCGTTGGCCGATGCGCCGGTGGACTTCGACCAGGTGTTCGGCCGCTCGGCGCCGCGTTCGCTGGAAATCGGCTTCGGCATGGGCCATTCGCTGCTGGAAATGGCCGCGGCTTCGCCTGAGCAGGATTTCATCGGTGTGGAAGTTCACCGTCCGGGTGTCGGCGCGCTGCTCAATGGCGTGCTGACCCAAGGCCTGACCAACTTGCGGGTCTACGATTGCGACGCGATCGAAGTGCTCAACCATTGCATCGCCGACAACAGCCTCGATCGCCTGATGCTGTTTTTCCCGGACCCGTGGCACAAGAGCCGTCACCACAAGCGCCGTATCGTTCAGGCGTCGTTTGCTGAACTGGTGCGCAGCAAGTTGAAGGTCGGCGGCATTCTGCACATGGCCACCGACTGGGAACCGTACGCCGAGTACATGCTGGAAGTGATGAACGTCGCGCCGGGCTACCGCAACCTCGCCGAAGACGGCAAATGCGTGCCGCGCCCGACCGAACGCCCGATCACCAAGTTCGAACGCCGCGGCGAACGACTTGGACATGGCGTGTGGGACCTGAAGTTCGAAAAACAGTCCTAA
- a CDS encoding DUF3392 domain-containing protein gives MDLILDLLATVSRWSRSNLSEISLALVGCLLVLFGADIKGWVEQRLGGIAGALRVPLMSLLCMVGSGVALIYATPWIIKGLSQFNNYSLAPVLLVVLVLIGVVADRR, from the coding sequence ATGGATTTGATCCTCGACCTGCTCGCCACCGTGTCCCGCTGGAGCCGCAGCAACCTGTCGGAAATCTCTCTGGCCTTGGTGGGCTGCTTGCTGGTGCTGTTCGGCGCAGACATCAAAGGCTGGGTCGAACAACGCCTGGGCGGCATCGCCGGCGCCTTGCGCGTCCCGCTGATGTCCCTGCTGTGCATGGTCGGCAGCGGCGTCGCACTGATCTACGCCACGCCGTGGATCATCAAAGGCCTCAGCCAGTTCAACAACTACAGCCTCGCGCCGGTGTTGTTGGTGGTGCTGGTGCTGATCGGCGTAGTGGCTGACCGCCGCTGA
- the hemW gene encoding radical SAM family heme chaperone HemW, which translates to MTHDSSASPLIFGGAAQSPRAALPTLPPLALYIHIPWCVRKCPYCDFNSHTASPVLPEEEYVDALLADLDQDLHAVYGRELSSIFFGGGTPSLFSAEALGRLLKGVEQRIPFASDIEITLEANPGTFEQEKFVAYRALGINRLSIGIQSFQEEKLKALGRIHNGDEAVRAAGMARQAGFDNFNLDLMHGLPDQSLDDALSDLRQAIALKPTHLSWYQLTLEPNTVFWNQPPTLPEDDTLWDIQEAGQALLAEHGYAQYEVSAYAQPGRPARHNLNYWSFGDFIGIGAGAHGKLSHPDGRIVRTWKTRLPKDYLNPAKSFKAGEKALTNDELPFDFLMNALRLTDGVESRLYPERTGLPLESLAEGRREAEQSGLLQVEPSRLAATERGQLFLNDLLQTFLS; encoded by the coding sequence ATGACCCACGACTCATCCGCGTCGCCACTGATCTTCGGTGGCGCCGCACAATCGCCTCGGGCCGCGCTGCCTACGCTGCCGCCCCTGGCGCTGTACATCCACATCCCGTGGTGTGTGCGCAAATGCCCTTATTGCGACTTCAACTCCCACACTGCCAGCCCCGTGCTGCCGGAAGAAGAGTATGTCGACGCATTGCTGGCCGACCTCGATCAGGATTTGCACGCGGTCTACGGCCGCGAGCTGAGCTCGATCTTCTTCGGCGGCGGCACGCCGAGCCTGTTCAGCGCCGAGGCGCTGGGCCGTTTGCTCAAAGGTGTGGAACAGCGCATCCCGTTTGCCAGCGACATCGAAATCACCCTGGAAGCCAATCCCGGAACCTTCGAACAAGAGAAGTTTGTCGCCTACCGCGCGCTGGGCATCAATCGCCTGTCGATCGGCATCCAGAGCTTCCAGGAAGAGAAACTCAAGGCCCTGGGACGGATTCACAACGGTGACGAAGCGGTCCGAGCCGCCGGCATGGCCCGTCAGGCCGGGTTCGACAACTTCAACCTGGACCTCATGCACGGTTTGCCCGATCAGTCCTTGGACGATGCGCTGAGCGACCTGCGCCAGGCCATCGCCCTGAAGCCGACTCACTTGTCCTGGTATCAGCTGACCCTGGAGCCGAACACGGTGTTCTGGAACCAGCCGCCGACGCTGCCGGAAGACGACACGTTGTGGGACATTCAGGAAGCCGGGCAAGCGCTGCTGGCCGAGCACGGTTACGCGCAATACGAAGTTTCGGCTTATGCCCAGCCCGGTCGTCCCGCTCGGCATAACCTCAACTATTGGAGTTTCGGCGACTTCATCGGCATCGGTGCCGGCGCCCACGGCAAGCTCAGCCACCCGGACGGGCGTATCGTGCGCACCTGGAAGACCCGCTTGCCGAAGGATTACCTCAACCCGGCCAAAAGCTTCAAGGCTGGCGAGAAGGCCCTGACCAATGACGAGTTGCCGTTCGACTTCCTGATGAACGCCCTGCGCCTGACCGACGGCGTCGAATCGCGCCTGTATCCGGAACGCACCGGGCTGCCCTTGGAAAGCCTCGCCGAAGGGCGCCGGGAAGCCGAACAAAGCGGCCTGTTGCAGGTCGAACCGTCACGTCTGGCGGCCACCGAGCGCGGACAACTGTTCCTCAACGACTTGCTGCAGACATTTCTGAGCTGA
- the rdgB gene encoding RdgB/HAM1 family non-canonical purine NTP pyrophosphatase, giving the protein MMNFTQLVLASHNAGKLKELQAMLGASVQLRSIGEFSSIEPEETGLSFVENAILKARNAARISGLPALADDSGLAVDFLGGAPGIYSARYADGKGDAANNAKLLEAMKDVPEAERGAQFVCVLALVRHADDPLPILCEGLWHGRILTAASGEHGFGYDPLFWVPSRDCSSAELSPSEKNLISHRARAMDLLRQRLGLI; this is encoded by the coding sequence ATGATGAACTTCACGCAACTCGTACTGGCCAGCCATAACGCCGGCAAACTCAAGGAACTTCAGGCCATGCTCGGCGCATCGGTGCAACTGCGCTCGATCGGCGAGTTCAGCAGCATCGAGCCTGAAGAAACCGGCCTGTCGTTCGTCGAAAACGCCATCCTCAAGGCCCGCAACGCCGCGCGCATCTCCGGCCTGCCGGCACTGGCCGATGATTCGGGGCTGGCGGTGGATTTCCTTGGTGGCGCGCCGGGGATTTACTCCGCTCGTTATGCCGACGGCAAGGGCGATGCGGCGAACAACGCCAAGCTGCTAGAAGCTATGAAAGACGTGCCTGAAGCCGAGCGCGGCGCGCAGTTCGTTTGCGTCCTGGCGCTGGTGCGGCATGCCGACGATCCGCTGCCGATCCTGTGCGAAGGCCTGTGGCACGGGCGCATACTGACTGCGGCCAGCGGTGAACACGGTTTTGGCTACGACCCGCTGTTCTGGGTGCCCTCTCGCGATTGCTCCAGCGCCGAGTTGAGCCCAAGCGAAAAGAACCTCATCAGCCACCGCGCCCGTGCAATGGATCTGCTGCGCCAGCGTCTAGGCTTGATATGA
- a CDS encoding DUF4426 domain-containing protein gives MGRLALFLLTACLSVTAMAADIIKGERQETFGDVTVHYNTFNSTFLTPDIAKAAELVRSKNQGVINISVIKDGKPLIAQVNGTIKDLTSQSVPLKFKQITEQGAVYYIAQYPVEQQEVRTFEIKVQNGDKINTINFNQELFPGE, from the coding sequence ATGGGTCGTCTAGCGCTGTTTCTACTTACTGCCTGCCTGAGCGTCACTGCCATGGCCGCCGACATCATCAAGGGCGAGCGCCAGGAAACCTTTGGCGACGTGACGGTGCATTACAACACCTTCAACTCCACGTTCCTGACACCGGACATCGCCAAAGCGGCGGAACTGGTGCGCAGCAAGAACCAGGGCGTGATCAACATTTCGGTGATCAAGGACGGCAAGCCGCTGATCGCCCAGGTCAACGGCACGATCAAAGACCTCACCAGCCAAAGCGTGCCACTGAAATTCAAACAGATCACCGAACAAGGCGCGGTTTATTACATCGCGCAATATCCGGTTGAACAGCAGGAAGTCCGCACCTTTGAAATCAAGGTGCAGAACGGCGACAAAATCAACACCATCAACTTCAACCAAGAGCTTTTCCCCGGCGAATGA
- the metW gene encoding methionine biosynthesis protein MetW: MRADLEIIQEWIPAGSRVLDLGCGDGELLTWLRDNKQVTGYGLENDADNIAECVAKGINVIEQDLDKGLGNFASNSFDIVVMTQALQAVHYPDRILDEMLRVGRQCIITFPNFGHWRCRWYLASKGRMPVSEFLPYTWYNTPNIHFCTFGDFEELCREREAKVIDRLAVDQQHRHGWASKLWPNLLGEIGIYRVSSPGLQDHKVAV; encoded by the coding sequence ATGAGAGCTGATCTGGAAATCATCCAGGAATGGATTCCCGCCGGTAGCCGCGTGCTCGACCTCGGTTGCGGCGACGGCGAACTGCTGACCTGGCTGCGGGACAACAAGCAAGTCACCGGCTATGGCCTGGAAAACGACGCGGACAACATCGCCGAGTGCGTGGCCAAGGGCATCAACGTGATCGAGCAGGACCTGGACAAGGGCCTCGGCAACTTTGCCAGCAACAGTTTCGACATCGTGGTCATGACCCAGGCCCTGCAAGCCGTGCATTACCCGGACAGGATCCTCGACGAAATGCTGCGGGTCGGTCGCCAGTGCATCATCACGTTCCCCAATTTCGGTCACTGGCGCTGCCGCTGGTACCTGGCGAGCAAGGGCCGGATGCCGGTGTCCGAGTTCCTGCCGTACACCTGGTACAACACGCCGAACATCCACTTCTGCACTTTCGGCGACTTTGAAGAGTTGTGCCGCGAACGTGAAGCGAAGGTCATTGATCGGCTTGCCGTGGATCAACAGCACCGACACGGGTGGGCCAGTAAGCTATGGCCTAATCTATTAGGTGAGATCGGTATCTACCGCGTCAGCAGCCCAGGGCTGCAAGACCACAAGGTCGCGGTCTGA